The Medicago truncatula cultivar Jemalong A17 chromosome 4, MtrunA17r5.0-ANR, whole genome shotgun sequence genome includes a region encoding these proteins:
- the LOC25493284 gene encoding 26S proteasome regulatory subunit 8 homolog A: MAAVGVEVKHAEGAPEEHCSAKPTKQGEGLRQYYTQHIHELQLLQRQKTHNLNRLEAQRNELNSRVRMLREELQLLQEPGSYVGEVVKVMGKNKVLVKVHPEGKYVVDIDKNIDITKITPSTRVALRNDSYVLHLVLPSKVDPLVNLMKVEKVPDSTYDMIGGLDQQIKEIKEVIELPIKHPELFESLGIAQPKGVLLYGPPGTGKTLLARAVAHHTDCTFIRVSGSELVQKYIGEGSRMVRELFVMAREHAPSIIFMDEIDSIGSARMESGSGNGDSEVQRTMLELLNQLDGFEASNKIKVLMATNRIDILDQALLRPGRIDRKIEFPNPNEESRRDILKIHSRRMNLMRGIDLKKIAEKMNGASGAELKAVCTEAGMFALRERRVHVTQEDFEMAVAKVMKKETEKNMSLRKLWK; this comes from the exons ATGGCTGCCGTCGGAGTAGAAGTGAAGCATGCCGAGGGTGCACCGGAGGAGCATTGCTCTGCGAAACCAACCAAACAAGGCGAGGGTCTCCGTCAATACTATACTCAGCACATCCATGAGCTTCAGCTCCTTCAACGTCAAAAGACTCATAATCTTAACCGTCTCGAGGCGCAACGTAACGAGCTCAATTCTAGGG TGAGGATGCTTCGGGAAGAACTGCAGCTTCTTCAGGAGCCTGGTTCATATGTTGGTGAAGTCGTTAAAGTGATGGGCAAGAACAAAGTCTTGGTCAAG GTCCATCCAGAAGGgaaatatgttgttgatattgataaaaatattgacATCACAAAGATTACTCCATCTACTAGAGTTGCTCTTCGCAACGACAGTTATGTGCTTCATTTAGTTCTTCCCAGCAAAGTTGATCCATTGGTTAATCTGATGAAAGTTGAGAAAGTTCCTGATTCTACATATGACATGATTGGTGGTTTAGACCAACAaatcaaagaaataaaagag GTCATTGAGCTTCCAATTAAACATCCTGAGTTGTTCGAAAGTCTTGGAATAGCTCAACCAAAG GGTGTCTTGCTTTATGGGCCACCTGGTACAGGAAAAACATTGTTGGCTAGGGCAGTAGCACATCATACTGATTGTACATTCATCAGGGTGTCTGGTTCTGAACTTGTTCAGAAATACATCGGAGAAGGTTCTAGAATGGTTAGGGAACTTTTTGTTATGGCCAG GGAGCATGCCCCATCAATTATCTTCATGGACGAAATTGACAGTATTGGATCTGCTCGTATGGAATCTGGAAGTGGCAATGGTGATAGTGAAGTGCAGCGTACTATGCTGGAACTTCTCAACCAGTTGGATGGATTCGAAGCTTCCAATAAGATCAAG GTTTTGATGGCCACCAATCGGATTGATATCCTGGATCAAGCACTTCTGAGACCTGGACGGATTGACAGGAAAATTGAATTTCCAAATCCTAATGAAGAG TCTCGCCGAGATATCTTGAAAATCCATTCAAGAAGAATGAATTTAATGCGTGGTATTGACTTGAAGAAGATTGCTGAGAAGATGAATGGAGCATCTGGTGCTGAGCTTAAG GCTGTGTGCACTGAAGCTGGAATGTTTGCTTTGAGAGAGAGGAGGGTACATGTGACACAGGAGGATTTTGAGATGGCTGTGGCCAAGGTGATGAAGAAGGAGACTGAGAAAAACATGT